The proteins below come from a single Garra rufa chromosome 3, GarRuf1.0, whole genome shotgun sequence genomic window:
- the LOC141331873 gene encoding uncharacterized protein translates to MGGKLSKRKKGYDVSDPKEKKEESAVAAVEPAEKKAETPVKESEAAPQEAAAVSAAPPVVESETPAEKPASSSPAQAEEKKDDPAPEKPVATTEASTAAPKEPQSAPETPASAPESKAAEVPATAVEATAATQEAPAVAEKTSAAVPVTPAAVVETPAVALEVSAPKEPAAAPEEPVTKEPAAAPEKAVTKEPAAAPEEPEKKEPAAAPEKAVTKEPAAAPEEPVTEETAAAPEEPVTKEMTATPEEPVTKEPEAAPAAEEPAAAPEEPAATPAAEEPAAAPEEPAAAPVAEEPAVSPEEPAAIPEAPVSEEPMAATEEPAAAPESPVTEEPVTLSEKTAAVAEPPAAAPEEHVTAPEAEDPAPVLEEPVSAPKLEALPVEPVTEEIVEKVVEEVANTSELSTDITETTEVIPEPETVTEAAAPEPVTESAPVPEPVSEALNAAEVEVAVPSPEEPTPVTQPESETPAPPEITLTQANPEPSPEPTQPEPVAEQKSAECIPAIVILESTSTNELCLEEPASPVTDLKLNNGDCESAGSAEESVSAPPEVNGECHEEAPSVAPADVLESPVEACVNGVKDKEPPQEISDCELKKDLSLAADFQGGDVVEVPQ, encoded by the coding sequence ATGGGAGGCAAGCTGAGCAAACGGAAGAAGGGATACGATGTCAGCGACCCTAAAGAGAAGAAAGAGGAGAGTGCTGTGGCAGCAGTGGAACCAGCTGAGAAAAAGGCAGAGACCCCTGTGAAGGAGTCGGAGGCTGCACCTCAGGAGGCTGCTGCGGTAAGTGCAGCACCGCCAGTGGTGGAGTCTGAAACGCCAGCTGAAAAGCCCGCCTCTTCTTCACCAGCACAAGCAGAGGAGAAGAAGGATGATCCTGCACCAGAAAAACCAGTAGCTACAACAGAGGCATCTACTGCTGCACCCAAGGAACCACAAAGTGCTCCAGAGACACCAGCATCTGCACCAGAGTCAAAAGCAGCAGAGGTACCAGCAACAGCGGTAGAAGCAACAGCTGCTACACAAGAGGCACCAGCAGTTGCAGAAAAGACATCAGCAGCTGTGCCAGTGACACCAGCAGCTGTAGTAGAGACACCAGCAGTGGCACTAGAGGTATCAGCACCCAAGGAACCAGCAGCTGCACCTGAGGAACCAGTGACAAAGGAACCAGCAGCTGCACCTGAGAAAGCAGTTACAAAGGAACCAGCAGCTGCACCTGAGGAACCAGAGAAAAAGGAACCAGCAGCTGCACCTGAGAAAGCAGTTACAAAGGAACCAGCAGCTGCACCTGAGGAACCAGTTACAGAGGAAACAGCAGCTGCACCTGAGGAACCAGTTACAAAGGAAATGACAGCTACACCTGAGGAACCAGTTACAAAAGAACCAGAAGCTGCACCAGCAGCAGAGGAACCTGCAGCTGCACCTGAGGAACCAGCAGCAACGCCAGCAGCGGAGGAACCTGCAGCTGCACCTGAGGAACCAGCAGCTGCACCAGTAGCAGAGGAACCTGCAGTTTCACCTGAGGAACCAGCTGCTATACCAGAGGCACCAGTGTCAGAAGAACCTATGGCTGCAACAGAAGAACCAGCTGCTGCTCCAGAGTCGCCAGTGACAGAGGAACCTGTAACGCTATCtgaaaaaacagcagctgtggccGAGCCACCTGCAGCTGCACCTGAGGAACATGTAACAGCTCCAGAGGCTGAGGATCCTGCACCTGTGCTAGAAGAACCTGTATCGGCGCCTAAACTTGAAGCTTTGCCAGTGGAACCTGTCACAGAGGAAATTGTTGAGAAAGTGGTTGAGGAGGTGGCAAATACCAGTGAATTGTCCACTGACATTACAGAAACCACTGAGGTGATACCAGAACCAGAGACTGTTACTGAGGCAGCAGCTCCAGAGCCAGTCACCGAGTCTGCCCCAGTGCCTGAACCTGTTTCTGAGGCACTGAATGCAGCAGAGGTCGAGGTGGCTGTGCCTTCCCCAGAGGAACCCACACCAGTCACACAGCCTGAATCTGAAACTCCTGCACCCCCTGAAATTACACTAACCCAAGCAAATCCTGAGCCATCCCCAGAGCCGACACAACCTGAACCTGTGGCAGAACAAAAGAGTGCAGAGTGCATTCCCGCAATCGTCATTTTAGAATCAACCTCAACGAATGAGCTATGCCTTGAGGAGCCCGCCTCACCTGTCACAGATCTGAAGCTGAATAATGGTGACTGTGAGAGTGCTGGCTCAGCGGAGGAATCTGTGTCGGCTCCCCCGGAGGTAAATGGGGAATGCCATGAGGAGGCACCAAGCGTAGCCCCAGCGGATGTCCTTGAGTCCCCGGTTGAGGCATGTGTAAATGGTGTGAAGGACAAAGAACCCCCTCAAGAGATAAGTGACTGTGAACTGAAAAAAGACTTGAGTTTGGCTGCTGACTTTCAGGGTGGCGATGTGGTAGAAGTGCCACAGTGA